Within the Novosphingobium pentaromativorans US6-1 genome, the region AGCCGCCGATGGTCTCACCCTTGTCGGCCAGTGCGACGAGAATGCCGAACGGCGGCTTGCCCTGTGAAAAGTTCATTGTCCCGTCGAGCGGGTCGACGATCCAGCAGAGCCGGTCCTTGAGTCGTTCGAGCACCGACTTGTCGGCATGGACTGCCTCTTCGCCCACGACATCGGCTTCGGGCAGGAGCGCGGCCAGCTTTTCGGTGAGGATCGCCTCGCTCTCATGATCGGCGACCGTCACTACATCGTCCGCGGCCTTGGCGATGATCTCGTGGGAGGCAAGCAAGCGATAGCGCGGCGCGATGGCGCGATCCGAGGCATCGCGCATGATAGCCTCTACGGCACGGGTGAGTTCGGGGGTGATCATGTCAGAGGGATCATCACCTGCTGGGCGAAGCCGGGACGCTCCCTGATACGCTCATACCAAGCCGTGACGTTGGGGAACTCTGGCTTGTCGAACGGCAGCGAAAACCAGGTATAGGCATAGACGCCCATGGGAATGTCGCCGATGCCGAACTGGCCACCCGACAGCCACGGCTTTTCGCCAAGATACCGCTCCATCACCGCAAGCTGCTGCGCGCACCTTGAGATGTCGCGCGCAATGGCGGACATGTCGCGCTCTTCCGGCTTTGTCCGGGCAAAGCTGAGGAAAGGCAGGCGCTGGGCGTCGGCATAAGTGATCTGCCAGTCCATCCAGCGGTCGGCGAGCGCGCGGTCGATAGGGTCGTGCGCATACCAGCGCGGGCCGCCGTATTCGGCTGCCATGTAGCGCAGGATTGCATTCGATTCCCACAGGACCAGCTTTCCGTCCTCGATCGTCGGGATCAGGCGGTTTGGGTTCTTTTCGAGATAGTCCTCGGTGTAGCCGAACTGGCCACCGATATCGTGGCGCACGTACTTCAGGCCCAGTTCCTCGGCGAACCAAGCGACCTTCTTGACGTTGTGGGAGTTCAGCCGCCCCCAGATCGTGAATACCGGAACGCTCATCAGCTGCGGTAATCCGCATTGATGGAGATATAGCCGTGCGTCAGGTCGCAGGTCCACACGGTGGCCTGGCCGTCCCCGAGACCAAGGTCGACCTCGATGGAGATGTCCTGTCCCTTCAGGTGCGCGGCGACGGGGGCCTCATCGTAGTCGGCGAGCGGCAGCCCTTCGCGTGCGGCCCAGGTGCCGCCGAAGCCGATGGAGAGCTTGTCGCGGTCGGCCGGCTCGCCCGCCTTGCCCACGGCCATGACGACGCGGCCCCAGTTGGCGTCCTCGCCGGCGATGGCGGTCTTGACCAGCGGCGAATTGGCGATGGCAAGGCCGACCTTGCGCGCGCTTTCGTCCGAGACGGCGCCCGAGACGGTTACGGCGATGAACTTCTGCGCCCCTTCGCCGTCCCGCACGACGAGGTGCGCAAGCTGGCGGCACACGTCGTGGACGGCAGCGGCGAAGGCATCGGCACCGGCGCTCTCGAACGAGGCGAGGGGGCATTGCCCGCCTTGCCGGTGGCGAAGGCCATGACCGTGTCGCTGGTCGACGTGTCGGAATCGACGGTGATGCACGAGAAAGTGCGCAGGTTCGCAGCGGAGAGGCATTCCTGCAGGAATGCCGGCTCAACCGCCGCGTCGGTGAAGAGATAGCCGAGCATCGTTGCCATGTCCGGCGCGATCATGCCCGAACCCTTGATGATGGCGCTGATCGTCACCGTCTTGCCATCGACGATGGCTGATGCAGTCGCGCCCTTGGCGAAGGTGTCGGTCGTGGCGATGGTATTGGCGGCGTCTTCCCAGGTGCAGGGCTGCGCCGTCAGCGCCTTGTCGACGCCCTCGCGAGCCTTGTCCTTGGGCAGCGGCACGCCGATCACGCCGGTCGAGGACACGAAGACCTGTTCCAGCGGGCAGCCGAGGTGTGCGCTGACCTGACCCATGATCTGCTCCACCGCTTCGCGGCCGCGGTACCCGGTGAAGGCATTGGAATTGCCGGCGTTGACGACGAGCGCGCGCGCCTTGCCCTGCCGCACATTCGCGCGGCCCAGCTCCACTTCGCTGGAACAGCACAAGTTGCGGGTGAAGACTCCTGCGACGCTGGTGCCTTCGTCGAGTTCGACATAAGTCAGGTCGCATCGGCCCCAGTCCTTGTACCCGGCGCGCACGACGCGCGCGGTCACGCCGGCAATCGGCGGCAGGGCGGGAAAGGGCGATGCGAGCGGTGAGACGGGGTATGCCATGCCTGCAGCGCGTAACGCGTGCGCGCGCGGCGTCAAGCTTCGACAGGAGGCTGTCGGTCAACCTTCCCTTTGGCGGAGCTTTGGCTGTGCGATAGGTCCCCGGCTTCACCGAGCTTTTGCGCTGACGCGGACTTGGCTTTGTGCCGATGATCGATGGTGAAGCCAAGTCCGGCAGCCAGCATCAGGCTGGTCGCCAGCGCAGCGACGCCGGTGATTGGTGACTGATCGAAGTGACTGAAGAGCTTGAGGATCGGAAGATGCACCGCGTAGAGCGGAAAGGATAGAATTCCGAGGCCGCTGAACACACGTTCGAGGCGTGAGGGAACGGACCCGCATGCGGCTAGCCAGAACAAGGCTGGCATCGCCACCAAGACGCTCAGCGCATCTCCAGAGGCACGGCTCAACCAGCCATTTGTAAAACACAAGGCAATCGGCAAGAGCGAGATCAGGGCAAACGGGACGAGCCAGTGGCTTTCTATGCGAGTGCGTCTGGATTGCCAGAGCCGCCCAAAGCAGATGCCGAGGGTGTAGGCGAAGGCAACCCGGGGCAGCCCGGCATACCAGTCGAGCGAATCGGGCCCGACCCTGTTGCTGCCATAGGTGAATATGACGAGCGCTTCGGTAGTTCCGGAAATGACCGCAATGCCGAGCAGAACTTTGGTTGCAAGGCGTTGCAGCAACATAGCGTGCACAAGGTTTGCAATAAGCTCGAATAGCAATGACCACTGCGGCCCGTTAAGCGGAAAGGCTTCCAGGTCGCGAATGCCGGTGAGCGGAATCATCGCGAGGGCCATCAGGAGCGTGAGGGCGATTTCGACGGTACCCGATCCACCTGTCGCGAACATGACCATTGCGCCGGCGACGGCGCCCAGGGCCGCCATCGGCCAGAGGCGGATGATACGGGCGCGGATGAAAGCGCTGGGAGGCCAGCCTTTCGCCAGCCGCGGTTCGAGTGCCAACGTGAGAACGAAGCCGCTGAGGATGAAGAAGAAGTCTACAAATAGATATCCGCGCGCAAAAAGGTTCTTCACATGGAAAACGTGACCGAAATGATAGCCCATGACGCTGATCGCGGCGATTCCTCGCAGGCCGTCGAGCAGGAGCAGGCGCTGTGGCGATCGAGCCGTCATTGAGGCGCATCCGGACATTCCAGCCATCATAAGCCAAGACTGTTAAATCGCCGTTGCCCTCGCTGCGGGTTGCAGGAGTGTGAGCGCGATATTTTGCTCTCGGGCATTTGTCATAGCCGGGTTCATTGCGCCAGAAGGGGCGATGTTGCCGTATTTTTTCCAGATGCCTGCGGGCTGTCGTGACGCGGTCCGGTGATCGAGTAACCGTGCAATGGAGATAAAGATTGGCCGATGAGGCCGGCTGTGACAGCGGACAATTCACCGCGTCGCGAGCTCTACGGTGGACTATTGTAATTACCGCCCCTATCTGGTCCGCATGGCGAACCGCCTGATCCTGACTCTGCTCGCACTTCTGACGGGCCTTGCCGCGCAGATCGGTCCGGCCGAGGCGCGTGCGTCGCAGGTTGCGAGCATGCAGGTCGGCACGCTGGCCGAGTCATCGGCGGTCAAGGCGCCGCGTGCGCCCGTGGCGCTGGCACAGTTGCCTGAGCCGGGTCTGCGCAATACCCGCAGGCATGCGCCCGTGCTCGTTTCGGCAGAGCCGCTCGCTCTTGCCGCGCCCGCCGTTCTGGCAGGGATAGATCGCGCCCGCGAATAGCGCCGGCGCGCGCATTCTTTCGCTTCTTCGCGATATTCTGTCGTGCCTGCCATGATCGCGGGCGCGCCTTCAGACCATACGCATTCATGTAAAACAGGGATTCCCGCCATGCTCGGCGCACTCGTCAAATCGATTTTCGGTTCGTCCAACGAACGCTACGTCAAGTCACTCGAAAAGATCGTCCAGCAGATCAATGGCTTTGAGCCGACGCTGGAAGCCTGTTCCGACGAAGAACTCGCTGCGCAGACGCCCAAGTTCCGCGAAATGCTGGCGGCCGGGGCGACGCTCGACGACATCCTGCCCGAAGCCTTCGCCACCGTGCGCGAGGCCTCGAAGCGCGTGTTCGGCATGCGCCACTTCGACGTCCAGATGATCGGCGGCATCGTCCTGCATCGCGGTGAGATCGCCGAGATGCGCACGGGCGAGGGCAAGACCCTTGTCGCGACGACCGCGACCTATCTCAACGCGCTGGAAGGCAAGGGCGTTCACATCGTCACGGTGAACGACTACCTCGCCCGCCGCGACGCGGAAATGATGGGGCAGCTGCACAATTTCCTCGGCCTGACCGTCGGCGTGATCGTGCCCAACCTCAACGAGTTCGAGCGCCGCGAGGCCTACGCTGCCGACATCACCTACGGCACCAACAACGAGTTCGGCTTCGACTACCTGCGCGACAACATGAAGCATGAGCGCAGCCAGATGGTGCAGCGCCCCTTCAACTTCGCCATCGTCGACGAAGTCGACTCGATCCTGATCGATGAGGCGCGTACGCCGCTCATCATCTCGGGTCCCACCGACGACAAGTCGGAGCTGTACATCTCGGTCGACGCGATCGTGAAGCAGCTCGACGCGGAAGACTACGAGACCGACGAGAAGACCAAGAACATCACCCTCACCGAGGACGGTGTCGAGAAGGCCGAGCGCATGCTCGAGGATGCCGGTCTGCTGGTGGGGTCGAACCTCTACGATGTCGAGAACACGCAGGTGGTTCACCACCTCGACCAGGCTCTCAAGGCCGTGGTCATGTTCAAGCGCGACACCGACTACATCGTCAAGGACAACAAGGTCGTCATCATCGACGAGTTCACCGGCCGCATGATGGACGGCCGGCGCTGGTCGAACGGCCTGCACCAGGCGGTCGAGGCCAAGGAAGGCGTCAAGATCGAGCCGGAGAACCAGACTCTCGCCTCGATCACCTTCCAGAACTACTTCCGCATGTATCCCAAGCTTTCGGGCATGACCGGCACTGCCGCGACCGAGGCGGCGGAATTCTACGACATCTACAAGATGAACGTGGTCACCATCCCGACCAACCTGCCGGTCGCGCGCGTCGACGAGGAAGACGAGTTCTACAAGAACACGCTCGACAAGTTTGCCGCCATCGCCAAGCTGATCCGCGAGAAGAACGAGAAGGGCCAGCCGGTCCTCGTCGGTACCGTTTCGATCGAAAAGTCGGAACTGCTTTCGGACTTCCTCAACAAGGAAGGCGTCAAGCACTCGGTCCTCAATGCGCGCTTCCATGAGATGGAAGCGCATATCGTTGCCCAGGCCGGTCGCTATGGCGCGGTGACCATCGCCACCAACATGGCCGGCCGCGGCACCGACATCCAGCTTGGCGGCAACTACGAGTTCCGCATCGACGACGAGCTCTCCGAAATTCCCGAAGGTCCCGAGCGCGAAGCTGCGATTGCACGGATCAAGATGGAAGTGAGCGACGAGAAGGACCGCGTCATCGCTGCAGGCGGCCTGTGCGTCATCGGCACCGAGCGCCATGAGAGCCGGCGCATCGACAACCAGCTGCGCGGCCGTTCGGGCCGTCAGGGCGACCCGGGCCTTTCGAAGTTCTACCTCTGCCTCGAGGACGACCTGCTGCGCATCTTCGGTCCGGACACGCTCTTCGCCAAGATGATGAACAGCAACCTTGCCGACGGCGAGGCGATCGGCTCGAAGTGGCTGTCCAAGGCTATCGAGACGGCGCAGAAGAAGGTCGAGGCCCGCAACTACGAAGTGCGCAAGCAGGTCGTCGAATACGACGACGTGATGAACGACCAGCGCAAGGTGATCTACGAGCAGCGCTCGGACATCATGGACGCCGAGACGGTCGACGACGTCGTGGTCGACATGCGCAACGACACGGTCAACTCGCTTGTTGCCGATGCCTGCCCGCAAGGGTCGTACCCTGAGCACTGGGATGTCGAGGGCCTCAAGGAAAAGGCGAAGGACATTCTCGGGGTCGATGCCCCGATCGACGCCTGGATCGACGAAGACGGCATCGAGCCGGAAATCGTCGAGGAACGCCTGGCCGAGCTGGCTGGTGCGCACATGAGCGCGAAAATGGCCAGCGACGATCCGGCGATCTGGCGCCAGGTGGAAAAGTCCATCCTGCTCGACCGCATCGATCATCACTGGAAGGACCATCTCGCCACGCTCGACGCGCTGCGTCAGGTCGTGTTCCTGCGCGCTTATGCGCAGAAGACGCCGATCAACGAGTACAAGCAGGAAGCCTTCGGCCTGTTCGAGCACATGCTCGATACGATCCGCGAGGACGTGACCCGCATTCTGTCGGTCAGCGAACTGCGCATTCCCGAGCCGGCCCAGCTGCCCGAACTGCCCGACTTCCTGACCGGGCACATCGATCCGCTTACAGGTCTCGAGAATTCCAATGACGGCGACGGTTCGGCCGAACGTGCGGCGCTGTTCGGTTCGCTTGCAGGCAGCCCGCAGGCGACGGCTAGCCCGGGCGGCACTGCCGAGAATCCCTATGCGGACCTGCCGATCAGCCGCAATGCGCCTTGCCCCTGCGGTTCGGGGAGCAAGTACAAGCACTGTCACGGCGCGCTGGTCTGACGCTTCAGGCCGCCGCGCTCCCTGATCGGGGCAAGGCAGCACAACTTACGAAATCGAAAGCCCCGGAGCGATCCTCCGGGGCTTTTTTCGTGCTTGCGCGCGCGTGCCTGACCGGGCGGCGGCGATGGGCATTGATGTGCAGCGATAATTCTTTTGCCACATCTTGCTAATGATAATGAGTCGCGTTAACAGGCCGCCAGTCAATCAACTGGGGATTTCATGAAGACCATTCGGATCATGGCTGTGTGCTGCACGGCATTGGTGTCACTGCCGGCCATGGCGGAGGAAGCTGCGGATGTCCGGGACGCCATCGTTGTTACAGGCGCGCGGGCTGACAGCGGCCTGGCCCTGAAGACCGATACGCCGGCAATCGAAACACCGCAGCCGGTCACGGTCATCCCGGAAGACCTGTACACCGCGCAAGGCGCGATTTCGGTCAGCGACACGCTGCGCTACGTCGCGGGCGTCCAGTCCAATCCCTATGGCCCGGACAGCCGTGTCGACGGCGGCTTCGTGCGCGGCATCGATGCGCTGCAGTTCCGCGACGGCATGCGCGACGTCTACAGCTACTACGCCAGCATTCGCGCCGATCCCTACAACTTCTCATCGGTCCAGGTGATCCGCGGTCCGGCCTCGGTTCTCTTCGGCCAGGGGTCGCTCGGCGGCATCATCAACCTGACATCGAAGAAGCCCCAGTTCGAGAGCGCCGGGGAAGTCTCGCTGCTTTACGGCTCGCACGATCGCAAGG harbors:
- the secA gene encoding preprotein translocase subunit SecA is translated as MLGALVKSIFGSSNERYVKSLEKIVQQINGFEPTLEACSDEELAAQTPKFREMLAAGATLDDILPEAFATVREASKRVFGMRHFDVQMIGGIVLHRGEIAEMRTGEGKTLVATTATYLNALEGKGVHIVTVNDYLARRDAEMMGQLHNFLGLTVGVIVPNLNEFERREAYAADITYGTNNEFGFDYLRDNMKHERSQMVQRPFNFAIVDEVDSILIDEARTPLIISGPTDDKSELYISVDAIVKQLDAEDYETDEKTKNITLTEDGVEKAERMLEDAGLLVGSNLYDVENTQVVHHLDQALKAVVMFKRDTDYIVKDNKVVIIDEFTGRMMDGRRWSNGLHQAVEAKEGVKIEPENQTLASITFQNYFRMYPKLSGMTGTAATEAAEFYDIYKMNVVTIPTNLPVARVDEEDEFYKNTLDKFAAIAKLIREKNEKGQPVLVGTVSIEKSELLSDFLNKEGVKHSVLNARFHEMEAHIVAQAGRYGAVTIATNMAGRGTDIQLGGNYEFRIDDELSEIPEGPEREAAIARIKMEVSDEKDRVIAAGGLCVIGTERHESRRIDNQLRGRSGRQGDPGLSKFYLCLEDDLLRIFGPDTLFAKMMNSNLADGEAIGSKWLSKAIETAQKKVEARNYEVRKQVVEYDDVMNDQRKVIYEQRSDIMDAETVDDVVVDMRNDTVNSLVADACPQGSYPEHWDVEGLKEKAKDILGVDAPIDAWIDEDGIEPEIVEERLAELAGAHMSAKMASDDPAIWRQVEKSILLDRIDHHWKDHLATLDALRQVVFLRAYAQKTPINEYKQEAFGLFEHMLDTIREDVTRILSVSELRIPEPAQLPELPDFLTGHIDPLTGLENSNDGDGSAERAALFGSLAGSPQATASPGGTAENPYADLPISRNAPCPCGSGSKYKHCHGALV
- a CDS encoding glutathione S-transferase family protein; the protein is MSVPVFTIWGRLNSHNVKKVAWFAEELGLKYVRHDIGGQFGYTEDYLEKNPNRLIPTIEDGKLVLWESNAILRYMAAEYGGPRWYAHDPIDRALADRWMDWQITYADAQRLPFLSFARTKPEERDMSAIARDISRCAQQLAVMERYLGEKPWLSGGQFGIGDIPMGVYAYTWFSLPFDKPEFPNVTAWYERIRERPGFAQQVMIPLT
- a CDS encoding acyltransferase family protein, which encodes MMAGMSGCASMTARSPQRLLLLDGLRGIAAISVMGYHFGHVFHVKNLFARGYLFVDFFFILSGFVLTLALEPRLAKGWPPSAFIRARIIRLWPMAALGAVAGAMVMFATGGSGTVEIALTLLMALAMIPLTGIRDLEAFPLNGPQWSLLFELIANLVHAMLLQRLATKVLLGIAVISGTTEALVIFTYGSNRVGPDSLDWYAGLPRVAFAYTLGICFGRLWQSRRTRIESHWLVPFALISLLPIALCFTNGWLSRASGDALSVLVAMPALFWLAACGSVPSRLERVFSGLGILSFPLYAVHLPILKLFSHFDQSPITGVAALATSLMLAAGLGFTIDHRHKAKSASAQKLGEAGDLSHSQSSAKGKVDRQPPVEA